The Aggregatilinea lenta genome includes a region encoding these proteins:
- the rocD gene encoding ornithine--oxo-acid transaminase → MSKAIDLTTKDFITLEERYGAHNYKPLEVVLSEGQGVWVWDVEGNRYMDCLSAYSAVNQGHAHPRIRAALIEQAGRLPLTSRAFHNDQLGPFYQQVCELTGFEMMLPMNTGAEAVETALKAARKWGYTVKGVPDGQAEIIACAGNFAGRTISTISFSTEEHYRAGFGPFTPGFTVIPYGDAAALEAAITPNTVAFMVEPIQGEGGVIVPPDGYLRRVREICTRHNVLFVADEIQTGLGRTGKLFACDHEDVQPDMVTIGKALSGGYYPISAVLSSRDVLGVFNPGDHGSTFGGNPLAAAVGRAALDVLVEEGMIENAAAMGQYFQEQLAEINSPHVREVRGKGLMIGVELKPEAGGARRFCEALMHAGVLAKETHANIIRFAPPLIVTQDEIDWALERIRPVLRMA, encoded by the coding sequence ATGAGCAAGGCAATAGACTTAACGACAAAAGACTTCATCACGCTTGAAGAACGCTATGGCGCGCACAACTACAAGCCGCTGGAAGTCGTGCTCAGCGAAGGCCAGGGCGTGTGGGTTTGGGATGTGGAGGGCAACCGCTACATGGACTGCCTGAGCGCCTACAGCGCCGTGAACCAGGGCCATGCCCACCCGCGCATCCGCGCCGCGCTGATCGAGCAGGCGGGCCGTTTGCCGCTGACCAGCCGCGCGTTCCACAACGACCAGCTCGGCCCGTTTTACCAGCAGGTGTGCGAGCTGACCGGCTTCGAGATGATGCTGCCCATGAACACGGGCGCGGAAGCGGTCGAAACGGCGCTGAAGGCCGCGCGCAAGTGGGGCTATACGGTCAAGGGCGTGCCGGATGGACAGGCGGAGATCATCGCCTGCGCGGGCAACTTCGCCGGGCGCACCATCTCGACCATCAGCTTCAGCACGGAAGAACACTATCGCGCGGGCTTCGGCCCGTTTACGCCCGGCTTCACCGTCATCCCCTATGGCGACGCGGCGGCGTTGGAAGCAGCCATCACGCCTAACACGGTCGCGTTCATGGTCGAGCCGATCCAGGGCGAGGGCGGCGTGATCGTGCCGCCAGACGGTTACCTGCGGCGGGTGCGCGAAATCTGCACGCGGCACAACGTGCTGTTCGTCGCAGATGAGATCCAGACCGGATTGGGGCGTACCGGCAAGCTGTTCGCCTGCGACCATGAGGACGTCCAGCCCGACATGGTAACCATCGGCAAGGCGCTCTCCGGCGGCTATTACCCGATCTCGGCGGTGCTGTCGAGCCGGGACGTGCTAGGCGTGTTCAACCCCGGCGACCACGGCAGCACGTTCGGCGGCAATCCCTTGGCGGCGGCGGTCGGTCGTGCCGCACTCGACGTGCTGGTCGAGGAGGGCATGATCGAAAACGCGGCGGCGATGGGCCAGTACTTCCAGGAGCAGCTCGCGGAGATCAACAGCCCGCACGTGCGCGAGGTGCGCGGCAAGGGCCTGATGATCGGTGTGGAGCTGAAGCCGGAGGCGGGCGGCGCGCGGCGCTTCTGTGAGGCGCTGATGCACGCGGGCGTGCTGGCGAAAGAGACGCACGCCAACATCATCCGCTTCGCCCCGCCGCTGATCGTCACGCAGGACGAGATCGACTGGGCGCTGGAGCGCATCCGCCCGGTGCTGCGCATGGCGTAG
- a CDS encoding ATP-binding protein encodes MTAIPNPYNPLNPTEHPAYFVNRVETFAFFRQNLAGAAYGRALALIGRRGLGKTSMLYQLPGQLDERYVVCLVALANVPLADEESFILALAEDIRLALDLAGSSTYRLPDWPPDADEGEEPISIRSWFELIFLDIAVSALRGRTLVLALDDAHLLFQAIQHGALPGDVWDYLGNLMVTHPRVELIVSLDAAYEDQALATTLLGDPVLHTRLSELTREDAATLVQQPLEGVAHYDEGVVAQILALAGGHPFLLHSVCRLLFRRSEERNHNGPITEHDLVAVQDAALEQASEIFDPLWQGMTQNERLALSALVALHRDYPDAGATLEDLHAWAGARGYTPNATQLAAALRSLDYKGLVHLDMQGRYLLPAGLIAGWVAANSTIEMQPVEQPGSSRYVPVLGLAAAVLIVAALGAAAFLGAFDSGDGDESGAPSGGPTATLALNLEATRQSDFATQTEIARPTLTLTPTLTATPSLTVTPSPTPTDTPQPSATATLTASPEPSATDTPADTPEPSNTPRPTATRTPSATDEPSETPTETLTPSDTPEPSDTPTATDTRTPTATRTPSATRTPSITPTDTATRRPTATRTPSATPSVRPSPIATRILPILP; translated from the coding sequence ATGACCGCCATCCCCAACCCGTACAACCCGCTCAATCCCACCGAGCACCCGGCATACTTCGTGAACCGCGTGGAGACGTTCGCGTTCTTCCGGCAGAACCTGGCCGGAGCGGCGTATGGGCGGGCGCTGGCGTTGATCGGGCGGCGCGGACTGGGCAAGACGTCCATGCTCTACCAACTGCCGGGGCAGCTCGACGAGCGTTACGTGGTGTGCCTGGTGGCGCTGGCGAATGTGCCGCTGGCGGACGAGGAATCGTTCATCCTGGCGCTGGCCGAGGACATCCGCCTCGCGCTCGATCTGGCCGGGTCCAGCACCTACCGCCTGCCGGACTGGCCGCCGGACGCGGACGAGGGCGAGGAACCGATCTCGATCCGGTCGTGGTTCGAGCTGATCTTCCTCGACATTGCCGTCTCCGCGCTGCGCGGGCGTACGCTCGTGCTGGCGCTGGACGACGCGCACCTGCTGTTCCAGGCGATCCAGCACGGGGCGCTGCCCGGCGACGTGTGGGACTACCTGGGCAACCTGATGGTGACGCATCCGCGTGTGGAGCTGATCGTCTCGCTCGACGCGGCGTACGAGGATCAGGCGCTGGCGACGACGCTGCTGGGCGATCCGGTGCTGCATACGCGCCTCAGCGAATTGACGCGCGAGGATGCGGCGACCCTGGTCCAGCAGCCGCTCGAAGGTGTGGCGCACTACGACGAGGGCGTCGTGGCGCAGATTCTGGCGTTGGCGGGCGGGCATCCGTTTCTGCTGCACTCCGTCTGCCGCCTGCTGTTCCGTCGCTCTGAGGAGCGCAACCACAACGGCCCGATCACCGAGCACGACCTCGTCGCCGTGCAGGACGCCGCGCTGGAGCAGGCCAGCGAGATCTTCGATCCGTTGTGGCAGGGTATGACGCAGAACGAGCGGCTGGCACTGTCGGCACTGGTCGCGCTGCACCGGGACTATCCCGACGCGGGCGCGACGCTGGAGGATCTGCACGCCTGGGCCGGCGCGCGCGGTTATACGCCCAACGCCACGCAGCTCGCTGCCGCGCTGCGCAGCCTGGACTATAAGGGACTGGTGCACCTGGACATGCAGGGGCGCTATCTGCTGCCCGCCGGACTGATCGCGGGGTGGGTGGCGGCCAATTCGACGATCGAGATGCAGCCGGTGGAGCAGCCCGGCTCGTCGCGCTACGTGCCCGTGCTGGGACTGGCCGCCGCAGTGCTGATCGTCGCGGCGCTGGGCGCAGCGGCGTTCCTGGGCGCCTTTGACAGCGGCGATGGCGACGAAAGTGGCGCGCCGTCTGGCGGTCCGACCGCAACGCTCGCGCTCAACCTGGAAGCCACGCGCCAGTCCGACTTCGCCACGCAGACCGAAATCGCCCGTCCGACGCTGACGCTGACGCCGACTCTCACCGCGACACCCAGCCTGACTGTGACGCCTTCCCCGACGCCTACGGACACGCCGCAGCCCTCCGCAACCGCGACGCTGACGGCCTCCCCGGAGCCGAGCGCGACCGACACGCCCGCCGATACGCCGGAACCGAGCAATACACCGCGCCCGACCGCGACGCGCACCCCGTCCGCTACCGATGAGCCGTCCGAGACGCCGACCGAGACGCTGACCCCTAGCGACACGCCGGAACCGAGTGATACGCCGACCGCCACCGACACGCGGACGCCCACGGCGACGCGCACCCCCTCCGCGACCCGCACGCCAAGCATCACGCCCACCGATACGGCGACGCGGCGTCCCACAGCGACCCGCACGCCCTCCGCAACGCCCAGTGTGCGACCGTCGCCCATCGCCACGCGCATTCTGCCCATTCTGCCGTAA